A stretch of the Archangium violaceum genome encodes the following:
- a CDS encoding MYXO-CTERM sorting domain-containing protein, translating into MRLLSLGAVGGLVMFAAAHAHADWRTGMSVPERPNDVLEVWGPEKVSLGFSEAGRSGAYLFVDGGVPWRISAPTASAESAGTYYVPSDDCFLSVRRDGLGTRNLLGADGGTCGKDSLDNRSITLPESDVLRVKHAAQGGAAALVSSFGSFGVYLSETSIYDSLPFTPAYSPPDSLSRALGVVRTDGGLHALVGTPSSNSLVYWITSSGLKEKRSQSPSMGAVMAIDMFPAGSPVAPHAVVGTQQGFLQGTLQDAGTPLRAVQVLDGWSVKSLSMNVMAGGDAGTGFGMAVVSRADGGTGVMGSVPMLADTEAGRIWRFRPLPAEVASAPLKEVACTGASYCVFTVDRAGGNNIFVYTNDAGPSISASALSATVVDDPMGASVTFDESVPGQLTFAANDPEGDPVLVTASHQLVGSTPWTVTPVSGAPGDPVVFQVTPGAICQREAHVGTFLVRAADGLPAHDASKTFQVYVKHTRAPGFPSVVFPDGREVPSGPVAIELAAGGAPLLLRALGGDTTAAGCRIQKRWEPRFSGTGVPSLEQDGGTAVITPPRVFCQAGGGDFGFRLQVEDEGGLSTFRDYKVHVAPWGQPNVVFSADSGVEYLNAGQSLALTPDNPRPHDCVDSPSFPGVVRLWHVTSSDGGVPGGGVTFRDGSGGPPIQGFPAPASALVVEAPHCVDTTQLMIRTEHHVGAADGLAGPSSVRQVMIQTDKEPFDAGVLVLEEDPKPSGELVVSVMSNLNCAAERGLRADLQLEPMDGGGPTQVAQVDIPGEWRFPLGLGCQGGDFQLKASMTEETGLRSLVMTKDVAVPSFDAGLEPLPPEDAVLVARCNEGVRATLTQTFPPEACQTPAVTWTQVDGPELEQGSLSGHTVSLATRDTGLDSLVGRSVVMQVTADAGPEKSTGITHTLPITVEPFVKLRRRTEVPAASETGLVGVSVEMLNTTACGVTDVRYVERMEGMTYVEGSAKFDGQPVMATWNEGALTVTGLSLGSEVPGTLTYVARPHLVGERRMEGEARLRDVPISIVTTPGPQVPDSGCGCTSSGPGPVLFALGALVAAVRRRRR; encoded by the coding sequence ATGCGGCTCCTCTCCCTGGGTGCGGTGGGGGGCCTGGTGATGTTCGCCGCCGCCCACGCGCATGCCGACTGGCGCACGGGGATGTCCGTGCCGGAGCGGCCCAACGACGTCCTGGAGGTGTGGGGCCCCGAGAAGGTCTCGTTGGGGTTCTCGGAGGCGGGCAGGTCCGGGGCCTATCTGTTCGTGGACGGGGGCGTTCCCTGGAGGATCTCCGCGCCCACGGCCTCCGCTGAGTCGGCCGGCACCTACTACGTTCCGTCCGATGACTGCTTCCTGTCGGTCAGGAGGGATGGCCTTGGGACGCGCAATCTCCTGGGGGCGGATGGGGGCACGTGTGGAAAAGACTCCCTGGATAACAGGTCCATCACCCTTCCCGAGTCGGATGTCCTTCGGGTGAAGCACGCGGCCCAGGGCGGAGCCGCCGCGCTGGTGAGCAGCTTCGGCTCCTTCGGGGTCTATCTGTCGGAAACCAGCATCTACGACTCCCTCCCCTTCACCCCGGCCTACAGCCCGCCGGATTCGCTCAGCAGGGCCCTGGGGGTGGTACGGACGGACGGCGGGCTCCATGCGCTCGTGGGTACGCCGAGCTCCAACTCCCTAGTCTACTGGATCACCAGCAGCGGGTTGAAGGAGAAGCGGTCTCAGTCTCCGTCGATGGGCGCCGTGATGGCGATTGACATGTTCCCCGCGGGCAGCCCGGTGGCTCCCCATGCCGTGGTGGGCACTCAGCAGGGCTTCCTTCAAGGGACGTTGCAGGATGCTGGGACCCCGCTCAGAGCGGTCCAGGTGCTCGACGGCTGGAGCGTGAAGAGCCTGTCCATGAACGTGATGGCCGGGGGTGATGCCGGGACCGGGTTTGGCATGGCCGTCGTGTCGCGGGCGGATGGCGGTACCGGGGTGATGGGCTCCGTGCCCATGCTCGCGGACACGGAGGCGGGGCGCATCTGGCGCTTCAGGCCGCTTCCGGCGGAGGTCGCATCGGCTCCGTTGAAGGAGGTCGCCTGCACGGGCGCGAGCTACTGCGTCTTCACCGTGGACCGGGCTGGTGGGAACAACATCTTCGTCTATACCAACGATGCGGGGCCGAGCATCTCCGCGAGCGCCCTGTCGGCGACCGTGGTGGATGACCCGATGGGCGCCTCGGTGACGTTCGACGAGAGCGTGCCTGGCCAGCTCACCTTCGCGGCGAATGATCCGGAGGGAGATCCGGTGCTGGTGACGGCCTCGCATCAGCTCGTGGGCTCGACTCCATGGACGGTGACTCCGGTCAGTGGTGCGCCGGGAGATCCCGTCGTATTTCAGGTCACCCCCGGCGCCATCTGCCAGCGCGAGGCGCACGTGGGCACCTTCCTGGTCCGGGCCGCGGACGGCCTGCCCGCGCACGACGCCTCCAAGACCTTCCAGGTGTACGTGAAGCACACGCGGGCTCCGGGGTTTCCCTCGGTGGTGTTCCCCGATGGCAGAGAGGTCCCGAGCGGTCCGGTCGCGATCGAGCTGGCCGCGGGCGGAGCCCCCTTGCTTCTGCGGGCGCTCGGTGGCGACACGACGGCCGCGGGATGTCGGATCCAGAAGCGCTGGGAGCCCCGGTTCTCGGGCACGGGGGTCCCGTCGCTGGAGCAGGACGGGGGGACCGCCGTGATCACACCTCCGCGGGTCTTCTGTCAGGCGGGGGGCGGGGACTTCGGCTTCCGGCTCCAGGTGGAGGATGAGGGAGGGCTCTCCACCTTCAGGGATTACAAGGTGCACGTGGCGCCCTGGGGCCAGCCGAACGTGGTGTTCAGCGCGGACTCGGGAGTGGAGTACCTGAACGCCGGGCAGTCGTTGGCGCTCACGCCCGACAACCCGCGCCCCCACGACTGTGTGGACAGCCCCTCCTTTCCGGGAGTGGTGCGCCTGTGGCACGTGACGTCGTCCGACGGAGGCGTGCCCGGTGGTGGCGTCACGTTCCGGGATGGGAGCGGCGGGCCGCCGATCCAGGGCTTCCCGGCGCCAGCATCGGCGCTCGTGGTGGAGGCACCGCACTGCGTCGATACGACCCAACTGATGATCCGCACCGAGCACCACGTGGGAGCCGCCGATGGTCTCGCCGGTCCGTCCTCGGTGCGTCAGGTGATGATCCAGACCGACAAGGAGCCGTTCGACGCGGGCGTGCTCGTGCTCGAAGAGGACCCGAAGCCCTCGGGCGAACTGGTCGTGAGCGTGATGTCGAACCTCAACTGCGCGGCGGAGCGTGGCCTGCGTGCCGACCTCCAGCTCGAGCCCATGGACGGAGGGGGGCCGACGCAGGTGGCACAGGTGGATATTCCAGGCGAGTGGCGGTTCCCTCTGGGCCTGGGCTGCCAGGGCGGGGACTTCCAGTTGAAGGCCTCGATGACGGAGGAGACGGGTCTGCGTTCCCTCGTGATGACGAAGGACGTGGCTGTACCCTCGTTCGATGCGGGGCTGGAGCCGCTACCACCAGAGGATGCAGTGCTGGTGGCCCGCTGCAACGAGGGCGTTCGCGCCACGCTGACCCAGACCTTCCCTCCGGAAGCCTGTCAGACGCCGGCCGTCACCTGGACACAGGTGGATGGCCCAGAGCTCGAGCAGGGCTCCCTGTCCGGTCACACGGTGTCGTTGGCCACGCGGGACACCGGGCTGGATTCGCTGGTGGGCAGGTCCGTGGTGATGCAGGTGACGGCGGACGCGGGCCCGGAGAAATCGACCGGGATTACGCACACGCTGCCCATCACCGTGGAGCCCTTCGTGAAGCTGCGCCGCCGTACCGAGGTTCCGGCGGCGTCGGAGACGGGGCTCGTCGGCGTCTCCGTGGAGATGCTCAACACCACCGCGTGTGGCGTGACGGACGTGCGCTACGTGGAGCGCATGGAGGGCATGACGTACGTGGAGGGCAGCGCGAAGTTCGACGGCCAACCCGTGATGGCCACCTGGAACGAGGGGGCGCTCACCGTGACGGGGCTGTCCCTGGGGAGTGAGGTCCCTGGGACGTTGACCTACGTGGCGCGTCCCCACCTGGTGGGCGAGCGGCGCATGGAGGGCGAGGCCCGGCTGCGCGACGTGCCCATTTCGATCGTCACGACTCCCGGGCCCCAGGTGCCGGACTCCGGTTGTGGCTGCACGAGCTCGGGTCCGGGCCCGGTGCTGTTCGCGCTCGGGGCGCTGGTGGCGGCCGTGCGCCGCCGGCGTCGGTGA
- a CDS encoding TolB family protein, whose product MLRTLTTLACLMPVMALGQNVGAPLRGTSLVVNEGPGDQTDPHVSGSLVAYTNQLSLSSSEIRYHDLASGRDQAIPTEGGYDAISDISGEVVVFTRSTSSSRVFRFDVSKGGLAEELAPRSGADRRAATVGGQTVVWQELGYTAESAPPEIFAYRMDSLALTRLSEDSSVDRAPAVSADGQAVVWTKCATSIDGCDIWAAQAVEGGYRVSQLTGAEGEESLPDTNGEVVVYVTRSTVDGAPEADIAWQPVGGGEVHRLSLPGTDTNPNISGPIIAFERWGVSEGTPNFDLMLYDLRTQTYYRLTETPGSESLSDISVDANGQARVVWTERQDGHLNVYAYMFRVPSDCELSPTDADPAAVCASPGVRPLLGTLVVSNANGESEVVSSEVEGIGTGVLCVDNGFEGTRASAGRVWLGRGLLVGPSELGRDVAGMARAVPLQGRRMLSARLDDKPGSAFRVRLYGTLSCEDSQKDESFEGSELRYGELVPAESLGTGSDKGGFTHYFVPSGYEGEQASAPGLTEGDEASNHASPGCSAGGGSASLLGVWMLAVVLLRGRAARA is encoded by the coding sequence ATGCTGCGGACACTCACCACCCTCGCGTGTCTGATGCCTGTGATGGCCCTGGGCCAGAATGTGGGGGCGCCCCTGCGGGGCACGTCCCTGGTCGTCAACGAAGGGCCGGGAGACCAGACGGATCCCCACGTGAGCGGGTCGCTGGTGGCCTACACCAATCAGCTGAGCCTCAGCAGCAGTGAGATTCGCTATCACGATCTGGCCTCGGGTAGGGACCAGGCCATCCCCACCGAGGGGGGATACGACGCCATCTCCGACATCAGCGGCGAGGTGGTGGTCTTCACCCGCTCCACCAGTTCCAGCCGCGTCTTCCGCTTCGATGTGAGCAAGGGCGGCCTCGCGGAGGAGCTCGCTCCCCGTTCCGGCGCGGACCGGCGCGCCGCCACGGTGGGAGGCCAGACGGTGGTCTGGCAGGAGCTGGGCTACACCGCCGAGTCCGCGCCGCCGGAGATCTTCGCCTACCGCATGGACTCGCTCGCGCTCACCCGGCTGTCCGAGGACTCGAGCGTGGATCGCGCGCCCGCGGTCAGCGCGGACGGTCAGGCGGTGGTGTGGACGAAGTGCGCCACCAGCATCGATGGGTGCGACATCTGGGCGGCCCAGGCGGTCGAAGGGGGCTACCGGGTCTCCCAGCTCACCGGGGCGGAGGGCGAGGAGTCCCTGCCCGATACCAACGGCGAGGTCGTGGTGTACGTGACGCGCAGCACCGTCGACGGCGCGCCGGAGGCGGACATCGCCTGGCAGCCGGTGGGGGGCGGTGAGGTCCATCGGCTCTCGCTCCCGGGCACGGACACCAACCCCAACATCAGTGGTCCGATCATCGCCTTCGAGCGGTGGGGGGTGTCCGAAGGGACCCCCAACTTCGATCTCATGCTGTACGACCTGCGTACGCAGACGTACTACCGGCTCACCGAGACGCCGGGCAGCGAGTCGCTCAGCGACATCAGCGTGGATGCCAATGGCCAGGCGCGGGTGGTGTGGACGGAGCGGCAGGACGGCCACCTCAACGTGTACGCCTACATGTTCCGCGTGCCGAGCGACTGCGAGTTGTCGCCCACCGACGCGGATCCCGCCGCCGTGTGCGCCTCGCCCGGTGTGCGGCCGTTGTTGGGCACCCTGGTGGTGAGCAACGCCAACGGCGAGTCGGAGGTGGTCTCCTCCGAGGTCGAGGGCATCGGCACGGGCGTGCTGTGCGTGGACAATGGCTTCGAGGGGACGCGTGCCAGCGCGGGGAGGGTGTGGCTCGGCAGGGGCCTGCTGGTGGGGCCCTCCGAGCTCGGGCGGGACGTCGCGGGCATGGCGCGGGCGGTGCCGCTCCAGGGCCGACGCATGCTGTCCGCCCGGCTGGACGACAAGCCCGGCAGCGCCTTCCGGGTGCGCCTCTATGGGACGCTGTCGTGCGAGGACAGCCAGAAGGACGAGTCATTCGAGGGCTCGGAGCTCCGTTATGGCGAGCTGGTGCCCGCCGAGTCCCTGGGGACGGGGTCGGACAAGGGCGGTTTCACGCACTACTTCGTGCCGAGCGGGTACGAGGGGGAACAGGCCTCGGCTCCTGGCCTGACGGAGGGCGACGAAGCGTCGAATCACGCCTCTCCGGGTTGCAGCGCGGGGGGCGGCTCGGCGTCCCTCCTGGGGGTGTGGATGCTCGCCGTGGTGCTGCTCCGAGGCAGGGCCGCTCGGGCGTGA
- a CDS encoding flagellar motor protein — MRRVTWALCLALLPGAAGAQLARVEPPELAAAIAGRVCRDLDGDGRCAPEEPGLSDVRLVLATGREVRTDASGRYHFAEVDARSPDVTGGVHLRPGRQRLRLDPRTLPPDSEASPAAVTVEVPWAALVLQDFAVRTRAEALSPLSLSYDASPPTAAVVPGGVEFLVAGQASPGDEVTVGVGPAEVDARGGWSARVRLVPGENVLPLTVLGSEGSLRLFRQRIDVVSRQGNLLVIPREPEPEGTLRLPGREGEPPASGPSSLLVEFPAGTRVRSPRGEVTVGPEGSALVPVVLAVGRNLVALEIQPPGMPARTVSVQLEAVPRSFAVGLLDMEATFSPSTRDFRLRGRGAAHGEARLGSFSLTGELDLRDTDVDNLRGSPVADWLRPRIPRLGRVPDPDLAIPEWGDASVGFTPNPAEGRLRLEVRHDELGRVGLGTYRALQVEGEVGRYHRPLFGPFAELAAELGQLRAGVNAFAGGLADPTRSLSALPAYEELRGTGGSLYYLGSVPVAEGSELLRVELRDGVTGLPLAERHLVRGRDYEIDYTAGRVFLARPLSFLSGESLLRTDPLTATPEPVLTVQYAVLQAASPVDSAGGEAWAEWKGGRVSVSAVHEQRAGAPYQLLSGHARTTLGGYTLMAEVARSRGSAVLAELFGVSDDGGLSFLRPDEERDVRGGDALGLRLRGPGLFGQGSVDAAFRRRTEGFSDGAHADTSSFRQWSLRAVQPLGSWRLTLLGDDRLSTDPRRPFEQGLLEARTLGLGLGYTWERWGVSAELRDASLRASEVPGEGPLLEGGRTSAGLQGHYVVNDWLRVSAGHRQALVLRGEGPGRVDDTFSSAGVDVTVDEAVVGVRGGWGPQLGPLAWVRGTWQRGQDVYYGGYSVDVDGPDFGASRAVSGASTELADGTSLFVEDVASHDTNAVRLARAVGFHQTLFGALDVGVRYERGVRSVLDVPGSLRRDVASVSGNLVLERLRADGRLEMRFDRGTPERGVSEPVDRIQAILVLAAEAVLREDLSLSLRMNYGRTYERESRVAEARLLEGYTALAWRPGPFLLVARYGITRELQPGVRSVFGERAQQVFSLLPAVRLGDRFALAAGLHASRSNQDDVAIWVFTGSLRPSVRVVGGLEVAVEGAARSVVPEEESLGSLRGEVAYRVDEKLRVALGYTLLGFTGTGLPEEAQNGSDRLYLRAELAY; from the coding sequence TTGAGGCGGGTCACCTGGGCATTGTGCCTCGCCCTGCTGCCGGGTGCCGCCGGGGCGCAGCTCGCGAGGGTGGAGCCCCCGGAGCTCGCGGCGGCCATCGCCGGGCGCGTGTGCAGGGATCTGGACGGGGACGGACGGTGTGCCCCCGAGGAGCCGGGCCTGTCCGACGTCCGTCTGGTGCTGGCCACCGGCCGCGAGGTGCGCACGGACGCCTCGGGTCGCTACCACTTCGCCGAGGTGGACGCGCGCAGCCCGGATGTGACGGGCGGGGTGCACCTGCGGCCTGGCCGGCAACGGCTGCGGTTGGATCCACGGACGCTGCCGCCCGACAGCGAGGCCAGCCCCGCGGCCGTCACGGTGGAGGTGCCGTGGGCCGCCCTGGTGCTCCAGGACTTCGCGGTGCGCACCCGGGCCGAGGCCCTGTCTCCCCTGTCGCTCTCGTACGACGCGTCACCGCCCACGGCGGCGGTGGTGCCGGGTGGGGTGGAGTTCCTCGTGGCCGGGCAGGCCTCTCCGGGCGATGAGGTGACGGTGGGCGTCGGCCCGGCGGAGGTGGACGCGCGCGGCGGCTGGAGTGCGCGTGTCCGGCTCGTTCCCGGGGAGAACGTGCTGCCTCTCACCGTCCTCGGTTCCGAGGGCTCCCTGCGCCTCTTCCGTCAGCGCATCGACGTGGTGTCGCGACAGGGGAACCTGCTCGTCATCCCGCGTGAGCCCGAGCCCGAGGGGACACTGCGGCTGCCGGGCCGTGAGGGCGAGCCGCCGGCCAGTGGTCCCTCCTCGCTGCTCGTCGAGTTCCCCGCGGGTACGCGTGTGCGCTCGCCTCGGGGCGAGGTGACGGTGGGGCCCGAGGGGTCCGCGCTGGTGCCGGTGGTGCTCGCCGTGGGCCGCAACCTGGTGGCGCTGGAGATCCAGCCGCCGGGCATGCCGGCCCGGACGGTGTCGGTGCAGCTGGAGGCGGTGCCCCGGTCCTTCGCGGTGGGGTTGTTGGACATGGAGGCCACGTTCTCTCCCTCCACGAGGGACTTCCGGTTGAGGGGACGGGGGGCGGCCCATGGCGAGGCGCGCCTGGGTTCCTTCTCGCTGACGGGTGAGTTGGATCTCCGGGACACGGACGTGGACAACCTGCGCGGGAGCCCGGTGGCGGACTGGTTGCGCCCCCGCATTCCGCGGTTGGGCCGGGTGCCGGATCCGGACCTCGCCATCCCCGAGTGGGGAGATGCGTCCGTGGGCTTCACGCCCAACCCCGCCGAGGGCCGTCTGCGGCTGGAGGTTCGCCACGACGAGCTCGGCCGGGTGGGCCTGGGGACGTACCGGGCGTTGCAGGTGGAAGGGGAGGTGGGCCGCTACCACCGGCCGCTGTTCGGCCCCTTCGCGGAGCTGGCGGCGGAGCTGGGCCAACTGCGCGCGGGCGTGAACGCCTTCGCCGGAGGGCTGGCGGATCCCACGCGCTCGCTCTCGGCCCTGCCGGCGTACGAGGAGCTGCGCGGCACGGGCGGGAGCCTCTACTACCTGGGCTCGGTGCCGGTGGCGGAGGGCTCGGAGCTGCTGCGCGTGGAGCTGCGCGACGGCGTCACCGGGTTGCCGCTCGCCGAGCGCCACCTCGTTCGGGGGCGGGACTATGAAATCGACTACACGGCGGGTCGCGTCTTCCTCGCGCGCCCGCTGTCCTTCCTCTCTGGCGAGTCGTTGCTGCGCACGGATCCGCTGACGGCCACGCCCGAGCCCGTCCTCACCGTGCAGTACGCCGTGCTGCAGGCGGCCTCCCCGGTCGACTCCGCTGGAGGCGAGGCGTGGGCGGAGTGGAAGGGGGGACGGGTGTCCGTGTCCGCCGTGCACGAGCAGCGAGCCGGGGCTCCCTACCAGCTCCTCTCGGGGCACGCGCGCACCACCCTGGGGGGCTACACGCTCATGGCGGAGGTGGCCCGGAGCCGGGGCTCGGCGGTGCTGGCGGAGCTGTTCGGCGTCTCGGATGACGGAGGCCTCTCCTTCCTCCGGCCGGACGAGGAGCGGGACGTGCGGGGCGGAGATGCCCTGGGGTTGCGCCTGCGCGGGCCGGGCCTCTTCGGTCAGGGCTCGGTGGACGCGGCCTTCCGCCGGCGCACGGAGGGCTTCTCCGATGGGGCGCACGCGGACACCTCCTCCTTCCGCCAGTGGTCCCTGCGTGCCGTGCAGCCGCTGGGGTCCTGGCGCCTCACGCTGCTCGGGGATGATCGGCTCTCGACGGATCCGCGGCGGCCCTTCGAGCAGGGGCTGTTGGAAGCGCGCACGCTGGGACTGGGGCTCGGCTACACATGGGAGCGGTGGGGCGTGAGCGCGGAGCTGCGCGACGCCAGTCTGCGCGCCAGCGAGGTGCCTGGTGAGGGGCCGCTGCTCGAGGGCGGACGCACCTCCGCGGGGCTCCAGGGCCACTACGTGGTGAACGACTGGCTGCGTGTGTCGGCCGGCCACCGGCAGGCGCTGGTGCTGCGCGGCGAGGGCCCGGGCCGGGTGGACGACACCTTCTCCTCGGCGGGCGTGGACGTGACGGTCGACGAGGCCGTGGTGGGCGTGCGGGGCGGCTGGGGTCCCCAGCTGGGACCGCTGGCGTGGGTGCGGGGCACGTGGCAACGGGGCCAGGACGTCTACTACGGCGGCTACTCGGTGGATGTGGACGGGCCGGACTTCGGCGCCAGCCGCGCGGTGAGCGGGGCGAGCACGGAACTGGCGGACGGGACGAGCCTCTTCGTGGAGGACGTCGCCTCGCACGACACGAACGCCGTGCGCCTGGCGCGGGCGGTGGGCTTCCATCAGACCCTCTTCGGCGCGCTCGACGTGGGCGTGCGCTACGAGCGGGGCGTGAGGAGCGTGCTCGACGTGCCGGGCTCGCTGCGGCGCGACGTGGCGAGCGTCTCCGGAAACCTCGTCCTGGAGCGCCTCCGGGCCGATGGCCGCCTGGAGATGCGCTTCGATCGCGGCACGCCGGAGCGGGGTGTGTCGGAGCCGGTGGATCGCATCCAGGCGATCCTGGTGCTCGCGGCGGAGGCGGTGCTGCGCGAGGACCTGTCGCTCTCGTTGCGGATGAACTACGGCCGTACCTACGAGCGGGAGAGCAGGGTGGCGGAGGCCCGGTTGCTCGAGGGGTACACGGCACTCGCGTGGAGGCCAGGTCCCTTCCTCCTGGTGGCCCGCTATGGCATCACCCGCGAGCTGCAGCCCGGCGTACGCTCCGTCTTCGGGGAGCGGGCCCAGCAGGTCTTTTCACTGCTGCCGGCGGTGCGCCTGGGAGACCGGTTCGCGCTGGCGGCGGGGCTGCACGCGAGCCGGAGCAACCAGGATGACGTCGCGATATGGGTCTTCACCGGCTCGTTGCGTCCATCGGTCCGGGTGGTGGGAGGGCTGGAGGTGGCGGTGGAGGGAGCGGCGCGGTCGGTGGTGCCCGAAGAGGAATCGTTGGGTTCGCTACGTGGCGAGGTGGCGTACCGCGTGGACGAGAAGCTGCGTGTGGCCCTGGGCTATACTCTGCTGGGGTTCACGGGAACGGGCTTGCCGGAGGAGGCACAGAATGGTTCCGACAGGCTCTATCTTCGGGCGGAACTGGCGTACTAG
- a CDS encoding sensor histidine kinase, with the protein MRLYQQLILFMLAATVLPLAAVGFMLLSRAEAELTERIVSEQRVLAEATAESVSVELMKTVDALARSAELFNWESITPEEFQGGLQLLYGQSPAVSAVLHLDAQGNPRGTPVFQELGQGEHPGFDPSATMALAQAVPVQSLRRGNKGQAALGRVYAHAPSGRAAVAVAVKLADGEDAPFALAEIVFSDLEALLARRAGGKPGQLELVDSSAGRILASSVPERRLRSLEAPLATRLVSDDAQVRSFRLDAPAMRVSAARVPKVPGFEVVAAVDEGVALAPVRAMRRTVLVSIGGAFAVLLGLGALYTRRLNRRLSEVVAGAEAFSRGELERRVTVEGDDELTDLAATFNRMGSELEAARARMLRWNDELEARVDEATAELKAAQAQLLEAHKLAAVGQLGAGVAHEINNPLAGILGNTQLLMLERDEKDPDFDTLRKIELSAKRCKEITQNLLRFSQQRAKPELRSVDLNAVIRDALTLTENQISGEGVVLSTELVCPPVRVKADPGHLSQVVLALLSNARTAMLKTQTKRLTLRTGERDGRGFLEVEDTGKGIAPEHRSRIFEPFFTTKDIWSNVGLGLSVAWRVVSEAGGSIELRTEVGQGTCFTVWLPKA; encoded by the coding sequence ATGAGGCTCTATCAGCAGCTCATCCTCTTCATGCTCGCCGCCACGGTCCTGCCCCTGGCGGCCGTGGGGTTCATGCTGCTGTCTCGCGCCGAGGCGGAGCTGACCGAGCGCATCGTCTCCGAGCAGCGCGTCCTCGCCGAGGCCACCGCCGAGAGCGTGTCCGTGGAGCTCATGAAGACGGTGGACGCGCTCGCGCGTTCGGCGGAGCTCTTCAACTGGGAGAGCATCACCCCCGAGGAGTTCCAGGGCGGTCTTCAGCTGCTCTACGGCCAGTCTCCCGCCGTCAGCGCGGTGCTGCACCTCGACGCGCAGGGCAACCCGCGCGGCACGCCCGTCTTCCAGGAGCTCGGCCAGGGTGAGCACCCGGGGTTCGATCCCTCCGCCACGATGGCGCTCGCCCAGGCCGTGCCGGTGCAGTCGCTGCGCCGGGGGAACAAGGGACAGGCCGCCCTGGGCCGTGTCTACGCGCACGCCCCCAGCGGACGCGCGGCGGTGGCGGTGGCGGTGAAGCTGGCGGATGGCGAGGACGCTCCCTTCGCGCTCGCCGAGATCGTCTTCTCCGACCTGGAGGCGCTGCTGGCACGGCGCGCCGGGGGCAAGCCGGGACAGCTCGAGCTGGTGGACTCCTCGGCCGGGCGCATCCTGGCCAGCTCCGTCCCAGAGCGCCGCTTGCGGTCGTTGGAGGCCCCGCTGGCCACCCGGCTCGTCTCGGACGACGCGCAGGTGCGCAGCTTCCGGTTGGACGCTCCCGCCATGCGGGTGAGCGCCGCGCGGGTGCCCAAGGTGCCCGGCTTCGAGGTGGTGGCGGCCGTGGACGAGGGCGTCGCGCTGGCCCCGGTACGCGCCATGCGCCGCACGGTGCTGGTGTCCATCGGGGGCGCCTTCGCCGTGCTGCTCGGCCTGGGGGCGCTCTATACCCGCAGGCTCAACCGCCGCCTGTCCGAGGTGGTGGCCGGTGCCGAGGCCTTCAGCCGCGGCGAGCTGGAGCGGCGCGTCACGGTGGAGGGCGATGACGAGCTCACCGACCTGGCCGCCACCTTCAACCGCATGGGCTCCGAGCTGGAGGCCGCCCGTGCCCGGATGCTGCGCTGGAACGACGAGCTCGAGGCCCGGGTGGACGAGGCCACCGCCGAGCTCAAGGCCGCCCAGGCCCAGCTGCTCGAGGCCCATAAGCTCGCGGCCGTGGGTCAGCTCGGCGCCGGCGTGGCCCATGAGATCAACAACCCCCTGGCTGGCATCCTGGGCAACACCCAGCTCCTGATGCTCGAGCGGGACGAGAAGGATCCCGACTTCGACACGTTGCGGAAGATCGAGCTGAGCGCCAAGCGCTGCAAGGAGATCACCCAGAACCTGCTGCGCTTCTCCCAGCAGCGCGCGAAACCCGAGCTGCGCTCGGTGGACCTCAACGCCGTCATCCGTGACGCGCTCACGCTCACGGAGAATCAGATCTCGGGGGAGGGAGTCGTCCTCTCCACCGAGCTGGTCTGCCCGCCGGTGCGGGTGAAGGCGGACCCGGGACACCTGTCCCAGGTGGTGCTGGCCCTGCTGTCCAACGCGCGTACCGCGATGCTGAAGACCCAGACGAAGCGACTCACCCTGCGCACGGGCGAGCGGGATGGGCGCGGCTTCCTCGAGGTGGAGGACACGGGCAAGGGCATCGCCCCCGAGCACCGCTCGCGCATCTTCGAGCCCTTCTTCACCACCAAGGACATCTGGTCCAACGTGGGTCTGGGCCTGTCGGTCGCATGGCGGGTGGTCAGCGAGGCGGGCGGAAGCATCGAGCTGCGCACGGAAGTGGGGCAGGGCACTTGTTTCACCGTGTGGTTGCCAAAGGCGTGA